Genomic DNA from Desulfonema ishimotonii:
CTTCGATATAAAGCACAAGGCATTCCCCGGTTATTTCCGAGCGGATCTCCAGCACCCCCGGTGAATCGGTGTACCGCAGGGCATTCTCCATCAGATTGACAAAAAGCTGGGACAGACGGTTTGCATCGCCCATCAGGAGGACGGGAGCGGTCGGGTCAATATCCGTTTGTATGACTATCTTTCGTTGTTCAAAACGGCCCTCAAGCAGATGCAGGGTATCCGTTAAAACCGTCAGGGGATTGACCGGCTTCTTTTCCATGTAAAGGTTCCGGGTATCGGACAGGGAAAGCTGGTGCAGATCATTCACCAGTTTGCCCAGGCGCAGCACTTCCGAATGCAGCGAATCCAGTGTCACGGGAGTCATCTCCCGGATGCCGTCCTGCATGGCCTCGATCTCACCCCGCAGCACGGACAGCGGCGTTCTCAGCTCATGGGAAATGTCCGTGATCCACTGGGTTCGCATCTGCTCATATTTTTGCAGGGTTTCCGCCATCCGGTTGAAATCCGATGCCAGTTGCCCGAGTTCATCGTTGGTGCGGACATCCGTCCGGGTATCGAATTTGAATGCTGCCAAGGCTTTTGTCCCTTCTGTTAACCGCCGGACTGGTTCCAGCAGGTGTTTGGATAAAAGAAAGGATATCAGCAGGGCCAGAGCCAGGATGGTGGTGCCGATCAGATAAAACGCCTTGTTCTGGCCTTTGATATAATGGATATCCAGGGGATGATAAAACTGATTGCTGATGCGCAGCCCCATCCAGCCGATTGTGTGGCCCTCTGCCGTAATTTCCCGGAGTATGTGTCCGGTGTCGGATTTTGCATCTCCGGCCACCATATGCATTTGGGTATCGAAAAGGCATAATCTGTCTCCGATCTGCATCGGATCAACCACATTCGTCTGCCTTTTAAAGGGCGGTGCTGGTTCTCTGAAATCCCTTCGCCCATCGGACGGCGCAGGGGCATTCCTGTTTGCAGGCCTGCCGAAGGGCGGTGTTGGTCCTCTGAAATCCCTTCGCTCATCGGACGGCGCAGGGGCATTCCTGTTTGCAGGCCTGCCAAAGGGCGGAGGTGGTCTTCTGAAACCTCTTTGCCCATCGGACGGCGCAGGGGCAGCCATATCCGGGGGCCTTCCGATGGGCGGCACCGGCGCCCCCTCTGAGGCGGAGATGCCATGATCCTGCGGCAGGGAAGATACAACCATCGCCGTCCAGGTATGGGGATGCGACCTCAGACGGTCCCATCCCCCATGGGCCAGGTACTCCCCTCTGATCGCCTTTTCCAGATGATCCAGCTTTTCCAGCTCTGCTTTTGCAATGTATTCCGAAAAATTCCGGTAAACGAAAAACTGAACAGCGGCGATAAGCAGGGCCACAATCATCAGCGCGGTCAGTAAAAATGCCACAAAAAATTTATAAACGAGCCTTACCTTCAAGGATTGTCCTTTCCGTCTGTTTTCAGGGCAACCATACACCAGTGTGCGCCGTCATTTCAATCCCCCGGCTCAATATCCACGTTTTCCACATGATTCCTCCATAATTTCTCCACAATTGGGTGGTATGGTTCCTTTCAGACGGATATCGACGGACTCATATTTTTTCAAATCGTATTTTAACCGAAAGGAAGCTGTCAAATGGCATTCATTGAAAAAAAACGGATGCGCCGGATAAAAATTTTCTTTCTTCAATCCCTTATTTTACTGACATACTGTTCCGCCCATGCACAGGATTCGGATTTTTATGCAATAGATACGGTCAACACCATCTCCGTCACTTTTTCCGAATCGAACTGGGACCGGTTGCTCGACGATCTGTATGCGGCAGGGGAGGGCGGGCGGCTCGTCGGAACAGCCGTGATTAACGGCGTCACATATGAAGGCGTCGGCGTCCGGTATAAGGGAAACAGCACCTACAGCGCCGAACGGATAAAAAATCCGCTGAATATCAAACTTGATTATACCAATGAGGATCAGGCCATTGACGGTTACGGGACTTTGAAACTTGCGAATGTATATAAGGATCCCAGCTTTGTCCGGGAAACGCTCAGCTATGAGATCGCCCGGAAATATATGCCCGCCAGCCAGGCAAATTTTATCAATGTCTATATCAATGGAACATACATGGGACTTTATACCAGTGTTCAGGATGTTGATAAGTCTTTTCTGAACACTCATTTCGGAAGCAATGACAATGCGTTTTTTAAAGGGGAGGTCGAAGATATAAACAACTCCGGCAGCATATGGGGGTATATTGACGAAAACGAAGCCAGCTATTACGACTATTACGAGATTGAATCCGATACGGGCTGGGACGATCTGATCGAATTTTTAAATATCTTCAACAATTCCCCGTCGCAGATTGAAGACGTGGTGAATGTGGACCGGCTGCTGTGGATGCTGGCCTTCGACATTCTGACGGTCAATCTGGACTCGCCGATAAACGTGGCCCATAATTTTTATCTGTACAAAGACGGAACCGACCGGTTCAACCCGGTCCCGTGGGATCTGAATGAAAATTTCGGGGCCTTTTCCATGCTGATCAGCGGCCCGCCGTTAAATACCAGAGACATGCAGCAGATGGACCCCTTTCTTAATTCCACCAGAGCTTCTTATCCCATTGTCAGTAAAATCCTTACGATCCCCGAATATAAAAGAAAATACGTTGCACACATGAAAACCCTGATCAGTGAAAACTTTGCAAACGGATGGTACCGAACCCGTGCATTGGAAATGCAGGCTATCATTGCTTCCTACGTCAGCGCGGATTCAAACAAATTTTATACATACACCGATTTTCTGGACAACATTGACGATTCTGCCGGTTCCCGCAACGACAGTGTTGTGGGGATCACCGAACTGATGGACGCCAGGGTCAGCTATCTCAGTTCGCAATCGGCGTTTCAGGCCGCAGCGCCGGTCATTTCAGATATCACCCCGCCGTCGGACGCACTCTCCGGTTCCACAGTGTGGTTTTCCGCGAGTGCGGACAATGCCACACAGGTTCAGCTGGGATATCGCCAGAGCGGTGCCTTTGAGAAGGTTCAGATGTACGATGACGGCAACCACAATGACGGCACCGCAAACGACGGCACTTACGGCGTTTCCATCGCACTCGGGGTTGGCGACGCTGAGTATTACATTTATGCGGAAAACAGTGATGCTGCCGTTTTTTCTCCGGAACGTGCGGAGTACGAGTATTATACGCTGTCCGTCAAAAACTCGGCCGGAGATTTGGTGATCAACGAGTTCATGGCCGACAATGGGACAACGGCTGCGGACCAGGACGGGGAGTATGACGACTGGATCGAATTGTACAACAACAGCGGCGATGAGATAGCCCTTTCCGGCTATTATCTCACGGATGACAGCGCGAACATCACCCAGTGGACGTTCCCGGACGTATCCATACCGGCGGGCGGATATCTGATCGTCTGGGCGGACAAGGATGAGGAGCAGGACGGTTTGCATACGAATTTCAAGCTCTCCGCCTCAGGCGAAACCATTTTGCTGGCGACCCCTGACCAGACCGTGATCGACGAGGTGATTTTCGGCGAGCAGGAAACCGATACGGGCATGGCCCGATATCCGAACGGAACCGGTGATTTCACCGCAATGCGTCCGACTTTTTCGGCGGCAAATGTTGTGGCCGCCGCTATTGACGGAGATGTTGACGGCGACTCGGATGTCGATCTTGAGGACGCGATTCTGGCACTTCAGATAACCGTTGGAATAACGCCTTCCTCATCTGTGCATACTGAGGCGGATGTGAACAGTGACGGCAGGATCGGGTTGCAGGAGGCGATCTATGTACTGGGTAAGGTCAGCGGATTGCGGTGATGGTTCGGGAAGTATTTCAATAAGGGGGGGCGCGAAATAAAGCTATCCGTGTGGAACGGCAGGGCGGGGTTCAATGCCATTATACTGCCTGCCGTCATAAAATAAGCCTTTGTCATTCCGACCGAAGGGAGAAATCCTGGGCTTCCCCGCATCCGTTCGGAATGACAAAAACGCAGATTGTGGCGGCGCTGAGTATAATATCCACTTTTTCCACATGATTCCTCCATAATTTCTACACAATTGGGTGGTATGAAGACGTTCAGAAAGTCAGCAGCACCGGACTGAAGCACCGGCTAAAAGAGAAAGCGCCTTTCAGGCGCTGCTTTTAAACCACGGGCTGACGCCGCCAATCGGAATATAAAACAATTTAAGGAGATTCTGAAATGAAGATCACAAAGAAAACATTCGTCGCTATCGCTTTGCTGGGAATATCCGTCACTCTCGGTTCGTTTGGGAATGACGCATCCGCGCAGGGAAACCGCGGAAGGCGTCAGGGGCCGCCCCCGGAAGCCTATACCGCCTGCGAAGGCAAATCTGCCGGGGATACGGCGGAATTTGAAAGCCCGCAGGGGGACACGGTGACGGGCACCTGCGAGGAGGACAGAGACGGCAAGCTGGTTCTCAGGCCCGATAATCCTCCCGAAGGAGATCGTGGCGGCAGAGGGCAGAGAAATTCCGACGATTAATTGATCGGACAGGCCGTATCATGCCTGAAACCGCGAGTTCAAAGTGCATGGGCGACGCCCATGCACTTTGAAATTTGTTTTTACAAATAATTCTGTGAGTAACATCGGCTGCCATTCCAATGCGTTTCACCCCGACGGTGGGACTGCTCCTGGCGGCTGAAAGCGCATCTCACAGAATTATTTACAGGAAAAAATTTCCTCCTGTAAATAATCCTGTGATACGCACTGAATCCGATTTTCGGTTGTGTCCCACGATCATTGAAAAGAGTTGGCGCACAGGAATTAAAATTATGATTTTATAACAAATAATACGTCTTTCATATTTCTGTGCGAACGCCTGTCAGATATGTGTTTTCAATCAGAGTAGGACACGACCCTCTTTTCCTGAAGCGCTTCAATATCAAGCCGGTTTCCGCTTCCTTTGCGGCACAAAAACAGCACAAAATCCGGTTTCCTCAATTTTTTCCGAAACCGCCTTCTACACCACTTCCTACCTGAACACAAGATATCGAACCGTCCTCGGCCTGCAGAAATGCGGGCCTCTGCGCGTCATCGTTTGCAGGAACCCCTCACACTCCGAACCCACAGCTTCAGGCCTGACAGAATATTAAATCAGACCGGCTATTATGATTTATTCCGGGCTGCATCCTGCTGCGGGGGGATTCATTCCCCGGCGAAGGGATGTTTCGTAACATCCCTCCGCATTCCCCACATCATGCAGGCCCGACGCCCGGCGATAAATCACCGGGCTGACTGTTTTCATTTTCCCGCTGGCTGAATCTGATTCAGCGCCCTTCAGGGCGGTTGAATTTTCAGCCGGGGGATTCATTCCCCGGCGCTTTCCGAATGCGAAGAATAGTCCATCAGCATCTCGCCGAAAAAGGCCGTGCCCGCGTCCAGCACCCGCTCATCCAGTTTGAAAAACTGGGAGTGGAGACCGAACCGGAACTCCTCCTCCGGGTTGCGGCAGCCGATGTGAAACATGGCCCCCTTCCATCTCCGGCAGAAATAGGAAAAATCCTCTCCGCCCATGCACGGGGGGCGCATGTGAACATACGCCTCTCCCAGCACCCGGCGGGCAAACTCCCGGCCATAGGCCGTCACCCCGGGATCGTTCTCCAGCACCGGATAGCCGTCCCCCATTCCCAGGTCGATCTCCGCGCCGAAAGAGATCTCGATCCCCTTCAGCATCTCCTGAAACCGCCGCAGAATCTTCTCCCGGTTTGGCTGGGAAAGGGTTCGGATCGTCCCTTTGATCCGTGCGGTTTCGGGAATGATATTGGTGGCACTCCCGGCCTGAAAACTGCCGATGGTCACAACGCCGGAGTCAATGGGGGAAATTTCGCGGCTGATCAGGGTCTGGACCTGGGTTACGAGATGGGCACCGGCCACGATGGGATCACAGCACTGATCCGGGTGAGCACCGTGGCCGCCCTTTCCCCGGATATCGAGGATAAAGGCATTGGTGGCCGCGTGGGAGACGCGGGGCGGAATGCCCACATGGCCCAGATGAAGCTCCGGGTCCATGTGCCCGGCAAAGATCGCCTGAACCGGCTCATCGTCAAAAAATCCCGTCTCCAGCATGGCATCGGCCCCGGCCCCGTCCTCCTCGGCCGGCTGGAAGATGAAGAGAATCTCGCCGGCCCCCTTCTCCTGCCACTCTTTTTCCTGAAGCCAGCGGATCACCCCCAGCGCGATGGAGACGTGGGCGTCATGGCCGCAGGCGTGCATCCACCCCGAATGCCGGGAGGCATAGGGCAGGTCATTGGCCTCGGTAATGGGCAGGGCGTCCATGTCCGCCCGGAAGGCGATGACCGGTCCGTCCTGTTTCGCTCTGAGCCGGGCCACCACACCGGTTTTTCCGATGCCGTCCTGGTAGGAAACGCCCAGCGCATCCAGGGTCTTGCAGATCAGCGCCGCCGTCTTTTTTTCCGCGTATGCCTTTTCGGGAATCTGATGCAATTGCCGCCGCAACGTCACCAGCCAGTCGTAAAAAGATGTCTTGAAGGGGTAGGACATGGTCTTCTCCGAATCTTTTGTTCCGGGGCTTTGTGAGACAAAAGCCTTGACAGAACGGATTATTTTAATATAATCACTTGAAATAAAAAAGTAATTTAACCTTAAAAGGCCAAGA
This window encodes:
- a CDS encoding CotH kinase family protein, coding for MAFIEKKRMRRIKIFFLQSLILLTYCSAHAQDSDFYAIDTVNTISVTFSESNWDRLLDDLYAAGEGGRLVGTAVINGVTYEGVGVRYKGNSTYSAERIKNPLNIKLDYTNEDQAIDGYGTLKLANVYKDPSFVRETLSYEIARKYMPASQANFINVYINGTYMGLYTSVQDVDKSFLNTHFGSNDNAFFKGEVEDINNSGSIWGYIDENEASYYDYYEIESDTGWDDLIEFLNIFNNSPSQIEDVVNVDRLLWMLAFDILTVNLDSPINVAHNFYLYKDGTDRFNPVPWDLNENFGAFSMLISGPPLNTRDMQQMDPFLNSTRASYPIVSKILTIPEYKRKYVAHMKTLISENFANGWYRTRALEMQAIIASYVSADSNKFYTYTDFLDNIDDSAGSRNDSVVGITELMDARVSYLSSQSAFQAAAPVISDITPPSDALSGSTVWFSASADNATQVQLGYRQSGAFEKVQMYDDGNHNDGTANDGTYGVSIALGVGDAEYYIYAENSDAAVFSPERAEYEYYTLSVKNSAGDLVINEFMADNGTTAADQDGEYDDWIELYNNSGDEIALSGYYLTDDSANITQWTFPDVSIPAGGYLIVWADKDEEQDGLHTNFKLSASGETILLATPDQTVIDEVIFGEQETDTGMARYPNGTGDFTAMRPTFSAANVVAAAIDGDVDGDSDVDLEDAILALQITVGITPSSSVHTEADVNSDGRIGLQEAIYVLGKVSGLR
- a CDS encoding M20 metallopeptidase family protein, whose product is MSYPFKTSFYDWLVTLRRQLHQIPEKAYAEKKTAALICKTLDALGVSYQDGIGKTGVVARLRAKQDGPVIAFRADMDALPITEANDLPYASRHSGWMHACGHDAHVSIALGVIRWLQEKEWQEKGAGEILFIFQPAEEDGAGADAMLETGFFDDEPVQAIFAGHMDPELHLGHVGIPPRVSHAATNAFILDIRGKGGHGAHPDQCCDPIVAGAHLVTQVQTLISREISPIDSGVVTIGSFQAGSATNIIPETARIKGTIRTLSQPNREKILRRFQEMLKGIEISFGAEIDLGMGDGYPVLENDPGVTAYGREFARRVLGEAYVHMRPPCMGGEDFSYFCRRWKGAMFHIGCRNPEEEFRFGLHSQFFKLDERVLDAGTAFFGEMLMDYSSHSESAGE
- a CDS encoding ATP-binding protein codes for the protein MKVRLVYKFFVAFLLTALMIVALLIAAVQFFVYRNFSEYIAKAELEKLDHLEKAIRGEYLAHGGWDRLRSHPHTWTAMVVSSLPQDHGISASEGAPVPPIGRPPDMAAPAPSDGQRGFRRPPPPFGRPANRNAPAPSDERRDFRGPTPPFGRPANRNAPAPSDGRRDFREPAPPFKRQTNVVDPMQIGDRLCLFDTQMHMVAGDAKSDTGHILREITAEGHTIGWMGLRISNQFYHPLDIHYIKGQNKAFYLIGTTILALALLISFLLSKHLLEPVRRLTEGTKALAAFKFDTRTDVRTNDELGQLASDFNRMAETLQKYEQMRTQWITDISHELRTPLSVLRGEIEAMQDGIREMTPVTLDSLHSEVLRLGKLVNDLHQLSLSDTRNLYMEKKPVNPLTVLTDTLHLLEGRFEQRKIVIQTDIDPTAPVLLMGDANRLSQLFVNLMENALRYTDSPGVLEIRSEITGECLVLYIEDSPPGVPDDALERIFDRLYRVDKSRSREMGGSGLGLSICRQIVESHGGTIRADHAKAGGLAIIMEFPVIASE